The following proteins are co-located in the Camelina sativa cultivar DH55 chromosome 12, Cs, whole genome shotgun sequence genome:
- the LOC104733988 gene encoding 60S ribosomal protein L5-1-like: MKTLAEDEPEKLQTHFSAYIKKGVEAEGIEELYKKVHAAIRADPNPKKTVKPAPKQHKRYNLKKLTYEERKNKLIERVKALNGAGGDDDDDEDDEE, translated from the exons ATGAAGACATTGGCGGAAGATGAGCCAGAGAAGTTACAGACTCACTTCAGTGCTTACATTAAGAAAGGAGTTGAAGCTGAAGGCATCGAGGAGTTGTACAAGAAGGTTCACGCTGCTATTCGAGCAGACCCCAACCCAAAGAAAACTGTGAAACCTGCTCCCAAGCAACACAAGAG gtACAACTTGAAGAAGCTGACCTACgaagagaggaagaacaagTTGATTGAGAGAGTGAAGGCATTGAACGGAGcaggtggtgatgatgatgatgacgaggaTGATGAAGAGTAA
- the LOC104732877 gene encoding 60S ribosomal protein L5-1-like has protein sequence MVFVKPHKSNAYYKRYQVKFRRRRDGKTDYRARIRLINQDKNKYNTPKYRFVVRFTNKDIVAQIVSASIAGDIVKASAYAHELPQYGLSVGLTNYAAAYCTGLLLARRVLKMLEMDDEYEGNVEATGEDYSVEPTDSRRPFRALLDVGLIRTTTGNRVFGALKGALDGGLDIPHSDKRFAGFNKENKQLDAAIHRNYIYGGHVSNYMKTLAEDEPEKLQTHFSAYIKKGVEAEGIEELYKKVHAAIRADPNPKKTVKPAPKQHKR, from the exons ATG GTGTTTGTGAAGCCCCACAAGTCGAATGCTTACTATAAGAGGTACCAAGTGAAGTTCAGGAGAAGAAGAG ATGGAAAGACTGATTACAGGGCAAGGATCCGTCTTATCAACCAAGATAAGAACAAGTACAACACACCCAAGTACCGCTTTGTTGTCCGGTTTACCAACAAAGACATAGTGGCGCAAATTGTGTCTGCAAGCATTGCTGGTGACATTGTTAAAGCCTCTGCTTACGCACATGAGCTGCCTCAGTATGGACTCTCTGTTGGTCTTACCAACTATGCTGCTG CTTACTGTACTGGGCTTCTTTTGGCTCGTCGTGTTCTGAAAATGTTGGAAATGGACGACGAGTATGAGGGCAACGTTGAG GCTACTGGTGAGGACTATTCTGTGGAACCAACTGATTCCAGGAGACCTTTCCGTGCTCTTCTTGATGTTGGACTTATCAGGACCACAACTGGAAACCGTGTGTTTGGTGCACTCAAG GGTGCTTTGGACGGTGGTCTTGATATCCCACACAGTGACAAGAGATTTGCTGGTTTCAACAAAGAGAACAAGCAACTTGATGCTGCAATCCACAGGAACTACATCTATGGTGGCCATGTTTCAAACTACATGAAGACATTGGCGGAAGATGAGCCAGAGAAGTTACAGACTCACTTCAGTGCTTACATTAAGAAAGGAGTTGAAGCTGAAGGCATCGAGGAGTTGTACAAGAAGGTTCACGCTGCTATTCGAGCAGACCCCAACCCAAAGAAAACTGTGAAACCTGCTCCCAAGCAACACAAGAGGTAA
- the LOC104732878 gene encoding uncharacterized protein LOC104732878, translating to MNRLSCLMLVIGLCVGLSDAFIWNEKNTVFFKNSLGRNNVLKIHCLSSDDLGFHFLRTGETYDFSFHDSIGKSIFYCYLWQGPNFKFHAEFEAYKGGGLIVHYGKKNYWDAREDGIYFTHGTEKPKLEYKWN from the coding sequence ATGAATCGTCTCTCTTGTTTGATGCTCGTTATTGGATTGTGCGTAGGATTGAGTGATGCATTTATATGGAATGAGAAAAATACTGTATTCTTCAAAAATTCTCTTGGTCGAAACAACGTCTTGAAGATTCATTGTTTATCAAGCGACGATCTAGGCTTCCATTTTTTGCGTACTGGAGAAACCTATGATTTTAGTTTCCATGACAGTATTGggaaatcaatattttattgttaCTTATGGCAAGGGCCTAATTTCAAGTTCCATGCAGAGTTCGAGGCATATAAAGGTGGTGGTCTCATAGTTcattatggtaaaaaaaattattgggaTGCTAGAGAAGATGGAATCTATTTTACACATGGCACAGAAAAGCCTAAATTAGAGTATAAGtggaattaa
- the LOC104732879 gene encoding AIG2-like protein A: MSSSSSPQLHNVFVYGSFQEPDVNHVMLNRTPEIVSATLPGFQRFRLKGRLYPCIVPRENGEVHGKVLVGLTDDELENLDWVEGNEYERVTVEVVRKDNSEKMTVDTYPWINKNDPDIGGDWDFEEWKRLHMKKFIETFKEIMEFKRNPDKGRDDFQYVLREDPGNAPSS, from the exons ATGAGTAGCTCTAGTTCTCCTCAGCTTCACAATGTTTTCGTCTATGGCAGCTTTCAAGAGCCTGATGTTAACCACGTCATGCTTAACCGTACTCCTGAGATCGTCTCTGCCACACTCCCTGGCTT TCAGAGGTTTAGGCTTAAAGGGAGATTGTATCCATGTATTGTACCGCGTGAGAATGGAGAAGTTCATGGAAAG GTACTAGTGGGATTAACGGATGATGAACTTGAGAATCTTGATTGGGTTGAAGGAAACGAATATGAAAGAGTTACAGTTGAGGTTGTAAGGAAG GACAACTCAGAGAAGATGACAGTGGATACATATCCATGGATCAACAAGAATGATCCTGATATTGGTGGAGATTGGGATTTCGag GAATGGAAACGATTGCATATGAAGAAATTCATAGAGACATTCAAAGAAATCATGGAATTTAAGAGGAATCCAGACAAGGGAAGAGATGATTTCCAGTATGTTTTACGCGAAGATCCCGGGAATGCTCCGTCGTCTTGA
- the LOC104732880 gene encoding AIG2-like protein A, with product MSSSGPQLHNVFVYGSFQEPDVFNVLLYRTPEIVSATLPGFQRFRLKGRLYPCIVPSEKGEVHGKILMGLTSDELENLDAVEGSEYERVTVGVVRNDNSEKLPVKTYMWINKDDHDMCGEWDFEEWKRLHMNKFIESFKKIMEWKKNPNGKGRDDFSHVLREDLSDENTPSS from the exons ATGAGTAGCTCTGGTCCTCAGCTTCACAATGTGTTCGTCTATGGTAGCTTTCAGGAGCCAGACGTCTTTAACGTCTTGCTTTACCGTACTCCTGAGATAGTCTCCGCAACACTCCCTGGCTT tcaGAGGTTTAGGCTTAAAGGACGTTTGTATCCATGTATTGTTCCCTCTGAGAAAGGAGAAGTTCATGGGAAG ATACTAATGGGATTAACAAGTGATGAACTTGAGAATTTAGATGCGGTTGAGGGCAGTGAGTATGAGAGAGTGACAGTTGGAGTTGTACGAAAT GACAATTCGGAGAAGTTGCCAGTTAAGACATATATGTGGATCAACAAGGATGATCATGATATGTGCGGAGAATGGGATTTCGAG gaATGGAAACGATTACACATGAATAAATTCATAGAGTCGTTTAAGAAAATCATGGAATGGAAGAAGAATCCTAATGGAAAAGGAAGAGATGATTTCAGCCATGTCCTACGCGAAGATCTATCGGATGAGAATACTCCATCGTCTTGA